One segment of Nothobranchius furzeri strain GRZ-AD chromosome 13, NfurGRZ-RIMD1, whole genome shotgun sequence DNA contains the following:
- the tirap gene encoding toll/interleukin-1 receptor domain-containing adapter protein, translated as MYGWLQKHIKSRTTSSTQCGKGNIRENSAMPISILSTSSSSSSLLPLTPSEPRQLRNALNSELRWRQKYDVFVCHSSAQTDIEEAIRLVLFLEAVPRSLRCFLWHRDTCPGGAISTEFCQAMQDSHIRALLITPSFVQDDWCNYVMHQALAEGPMSNRMIPLLQNLPHAEYPQEMRFYYYIDLSKNPDHGFSLVYRTVYRYLENLTHNETKSGCDLSDSVCGGDAHKRVK; from the exons ATGTATG GTTGGTTGCAAAAACACATAAAATCTAGAACAACTTCATCAACACAATGTGGAAAAGGCAACATAAGAGAAAACTCAGCAATGCCTATCAGTATTCTATCAACATCATCTTCATCGTCCTCGCTGTTACCGTTGACCCCTTCTGAACCCCGCCAGTTAAGGAATGCGCTTAATTCAGAGCTGAGATGGAGGCAGAAATATGACGTGTTTGTGTGCCACAGCTCTGCTCAAACGGACATCGAAGAGGCGATACGCCTGGTACTTTTCCTCGAGGCGGTGCCCCGCAGCCTCCGGTGCTTTTTGTGGCACAGGGACACCTGTCCAGGAGGCGCCATTTCCACAGAATTCTGTCAGGCGATGCAGGACAGCCACATCCGGGCGTTGCTCATCACTCCCAGTTTTGTGCAGGATGATTGGTGCAATTATGTGATGCATCAGGCTCTAGCAGAGGGACCCATGTCCAACAGGATGATTCCTTTGCTTCAGAATCTGCCTCACGCTGAGTACCCACAGGAAATGAGGTTCTACTACTACATTGACCTGAGCAAGAACCCAGACCATGGTTTCAGTCTGGTCTACAGGACAGTCTACAGGT ACTTAGAAAACCTGACTCATAATGAAACGAAGTCCGGGTGCGACTTGAGTGACTCGGTCTGTGGAGGTGACGCGCATAAGAGGGTGAAGTGA